In Dehalobacter sp., the following are encoded in one genomic region:
- a CDS encoding phage tail assembly protein yields MGFQTEFDFTLPKGYVDIDGNLHNKGIMRLATAADEIHPLKDPRVKSNPAYLTIILLSRVITKLGSLESINPAVIENLFASDLAYLQDLYSRINENDTNEIQAVCPKCGHKFDLEELEQGE; encoded by the coding sequence CTGGGATTTCAAACAGAATTTGATTTTACCCTGCCTAAAGGCTATGTGGATATCGATGGGAACCTCCATAATAAAGGTATCATGAGATTGGCAACAGCTGCGGATGAGATCCATCCCCTGAAGGACCCGAGGGTCAAATCTAATCCTGCATATCTGACCATAATCCTGCTTTCAAGGGTTATTACAAAACTCGGGTCCCTTGAAAGCATCAATCCGGCCGTAATAGAGAACCTTTTTGCCTCGGACCTAGCGTACCTGCAGGATTTGTATTCAAGGATCAATGAAAACGATACAAACGAAATCCAGGCAGTCTGCCCGAAGTGCGGACATAAATTCGATTTGGAGGAGCTTGAACAGGGGGAATAA
- a CDS encoding phage tail protein: MTGTAGKLDPFMSYRFRVEIEGITIAQMSEVTGLQSQTDTETYEEGGVNNFVHILPKRTKFNNLVLKRGITDLDQLWQWHQDVINGRFERKDGAIVLMDSEGNDRWRWEFSGAYPVRWAGPDLKADSSTVAFETVELAHRGIWKG; the protein is encoded by the coding sequence ATGACAGGTACGGCAGGGAAATTAGATCCCTTTATGTCTTACCGCTTCCGGGTAGAAATAGAAGGGATTACTATTGCCCAAATGTCTGAAGTAACCGGTCTTCAGTCACAGACTGACACCGAAACTTATGAAGAAGGCGGGGTAAATAATTTCGTGCATATCCTTCCAAAAAGGACTAAATTCAATAACCTGGTTCTCAAACGAGGTATAACCGATCTCGATCAGTTGTGGCAATGGCATCAGGACGTTATTAATGGAAGATTTGAAAGGAAAGATGGAGCCATAGTCCTGATGGATTCGGAAGGGAATGACAGGTGGCGATGGGAATTTTCCGGGGCTTATCCTGTTAGATGGGCTGGGCCCGATCTGAAGGCAGACAGCAGCACAGTAGCCTTTGAGACTGTTGAACTTGCCCATCGGGGTATATGGAAGGGGTAA
- a CDS encoding LysM peptidoglycan-binding domain-containing protein: protein MKQKPKKGFIEIFRGGKGQPKQIEILYFPPEYSIDKSNSFLEVSVPGLEAPYLQYTKGNSGSISLEVFYDTYEEGGVDVRKYTDQLARLMNIDPELHAPPVLRFIWGLDSKEPFYCVLEKVTKRFTMFNSDGVPVRAKLNITLKEFKVELNSRERSLQSPDKTHVYTVKQGDSLWLIAHREYGDPGLWRPIARANNIEHPGLLKSGTELIIPPVE from the coding sequence ATGAAGCAAAAACCAAAAAAAGGTTTTATTGAAATTTTCCGGGGGGGAAAAGGGCAACCAAAGCAAATTGAGATCCTTTATTTTCCTCCAGAATATTCAATTGATAAAAGTAATAGTTTTTTGGAGGTTTCAGTTCCTGGGCTTGAAGCCCCTTACCTGCAATACACAAAGGGAAATTCCGGAAGTATTAGCCTCGAAGTATTTTACGATACTTATGAAGAGGGTGGGGTTGACGTCCGAAAATATACCGATCAGCTTGCAAGGCTTATGAACATTGATCCGGAGCTACATGCTCCTCCTGTGCTCCGCTTTATATGGGGTCTGGACTCAAAAGAGCCTTTTTACTGCGTGCTTGAGAAGGTAACCAAACGGTTCACTATGTTCAACTCGGACGGCGTCCCTGTTCGGGCAAAACTTAACATTACTCTCAAGGAATTCAAGGTGGAACTCAACAGTCGTGAAAGAAGCCTCCAGTCTCCTGATAAAACTCATGTTTATACTGTAAAACAGGGAGATAGCCTGTGGCTAATAGCTCACAGGGAATACGGAGATCCAGGGCTCTGGAGGCCTATTGCGCGGGCAAATAATATCGAACATCCGGGGCTGCTCAAGTCCGGTACAGAATTGATTATACCTCCGGTGGAATAA
- a CDS encoding phage baseplate assembly protein V yields MNLGELFGEGNEGEAKNIQGVAIGIVTNNQDPEKRGRVKVNLPWRGESDESHWARVSSPMAGNGRGMVFYPEVNDEVLVAFEQGDVNHPYIIGALWNSQDLPPENNSSGKNNIRKIKSRSGHELTFDDTPQQEKIEIKTKGGHMIVLDDSSGQEKIEIADKTGNNRITIDSVKNSIVMECSMQLTIKANIIEIEGTSSLSLKSNALLTIQGLPVKIN; encoded by the coding sequence ATGAATTTAGGCGAACTTTTCGGGGAGGGTAACGAAGGTGAGGCTAAAAATATACAAGGGGTCGCAATTGGCATCGTAACCAATAACCAGGACCCTGAAAAACGTGGCAGAGTAAAAGTAAACCTGCCCTGGAGAGGAGAGAGTGATGAGAGTCACTGGGCAAGAGTCTCGAGTCCGATGGCTGGCAATGGAAGAGGCATGGTATTTTATCCAGAAGTTAACGATGAAGTCCTTGTAGCATTTGAACAGGGAGACGTAAACCATCCGTATATAATCGGAGCCTTATGGAATTCTCAGGATCTCCCTCCCGAAAATAACAGCAGCGGAAAAAATAATATTCGCAAGATAAAGTCAAGGAGCGGGCACGAGCTCACGTTTGACGATACCCCCCAGCAGGAAAAAATTGAAATTAAAACAAAAGGAGGGCACATGATTGTCCTTGATGATTCTTCAGGTCAGGAAAAAATAGAAATTGCTGACAAAACTGGAAATAACAGGATCACGATCGATTCCGTAAAGAATTCGATTGTAATGGAATGTTCTATGCAGCTTACTATTAAGGCCAATATAATTGAGATCGAGGGAACCAGCTCTCTCAGCCTGAAGTCCAATGCTCTTCTTACGATTCAGGGCCTGCCTGTAAAAATAAATTGA
- a CDS encoding PAAR domain-containing protein has translation MPAWRGTADFHACPLSSGPAPHAGGVVVPGSTTVLINNMPAARQGDAVIEAGPPNTIAVGCPTVLIG, from the coding sequence ATGCCAGCTTGGAGGGGGACAGCTGACTTCCATGCGTGTCCGCTCTCCTCAGGCCCTGCACCGCATGCAGGAGGAGTGGTTGTGCCAGGCAGTACAACTGTTCTGATCAATAACATGCCAGCTGCACGTCAGGGAGATGCGGTTATCGAGGCGGGACCGCCAAATACTATTGCAGTTGGGTGTCCTACAGTGCTTATAGGATAA
- a CDS encoding GPW/gp25 family protein: MDFLGKGWKFPFNINYLGKVDISSYEADIKEAIFIILGTSPGERIMRPDFGCGIHEYVFSTMDTLSLSLIENAVIEALTRWEPRIELIEVKALPDLANDGRLLINIDYRIRTTNTSFNLVYPFYLKEGV, translated from the coding sequence ATGGATTTTCTTGGTAAAGGATGGAAATTTCCCTTTAACATAAACTATCTTGGAAAGGTGGACATTTCCAGCTACGAGGCGGACATAAAAGAGGCTATTTTCATAATCCTGGGTACTTCACCGGGAGAACGCATTATGCGGCCTGATTTTGGGTGCGGGATCCATGAATATGTTTTTTCCACAATGGATACTCTCAGCCTTAGCCTCATAGAAAACGCCGTAATTGAGGCTCTAACCAGATGGGAGCCTCGTATTGAATTAATCGAGGTTAAGGCGCTACCTGACCTTGCAAACGATGGAAGGCTTTTGATAAACATTGATTACAGGATCAGAACCACAAACACCAGTTTTAATCTGGTGTATCCGTTTTATTTAAAAGAGGGGGTGTAA
- a CDS encoding putative baseplate assembly protein has protein sequence MKVPEISRLDRDTVLQEIIKKAPFYLPEWEAEASKDVGFALSMIFSNMAGTISSRLNEAPNKHFLSFLEMLNFSLIPAKPARAPLSFLLSEGAPGNVLIEASTRVSAKGSEGETVIFETEKNILATPSKMVSVYSIITERDEIFDHSKAVNGEIQTELFAGQKSLQKHILYIGDEELFNLKQGFIDIFFEGTENSFITELAKTENVSWKYAVEIAEKKDGEEKKIRWILFKSVKAVLERKKLKIRLEMGPVEGDGAKEISLAITKVKVNGLESRWIKCTIKKSKINEFTGLNVENIEVSVSPQEVLTKEDSILKIQGIGDTYYSRLAGNETEQKIKTVSELLTFNDEKLASLLHSSKTRAQNILEAARKGFYDKTGKYELDNSNNIVQGIDPDFLFYNDVPLDVSKEKIYPFGSKPRLNDAFYIGSSEAFSKKGYKVRLEFDLKAGRSSPETESPQLSWEYWDGESWNILEIVGGNNNLAENGKCPPDGNIEERVLSSIEISEMPLAKPSRVNGKESFWIRVRLVGGDYGKDFKIEGNNVSNGSFCPPAIKKLKINYFSSENKQPAFVLAKNNLEFRDCLKDLGVRKSFRPFEALPDNSPSVYFGFNRALKEGPMSLFIDIEEGFEYPETFLPEVKWQYLAEGEFGGKDNPDSWKPLEVLDETAGFTKKGMLQFVVPGKMLASSLFGSEEQYWIRALVTGKFFKIETKSSLRSPAYKLFLKKGRPEIYRLLDFRNELSSETDDKEAITERIIPGIEECKKAFEIFNIDFQPETARELPPKVLGFYLNSVWAVQANTTYNEILGSGSGEPDQEFSLIHRPVLEEELWINEYGSISEEEIKSLQKDLQEIEKDSEGNLKKFWVRWSRVDDFLESNKIDRHYTLDRTGGKVRFGNRVEGRVPPAGFENIKATYRSGGGKVGNLEAMKISKLMRSIAFVDKVYNPVSSEGGIDPEQTDALMKRSPATLKHRNRATAVSDYEQLVREASSKVARVKVLPNFNSEGKFGTGWVTIVIVPEGTGAKPLPSSELKRNVKKYLEARCPPVLSLKVIPPFYVRVDILAEIWTRHIDTIPVIEKTAMEKVADFLHPLTGYEDGKGWNFGDAPCISDIYSILEGIEAVDYVLSVEIRYFDGSKVFTLTDASVIKLPEYSLPYNGEHSITVKWINGNKEG, from the coding sequence GTGAAAGTTCCTGAAATCAGTCGGCTGGATAGGGATACTGTGCTTCAGGAAATCATTAAAAAAGCTCCCTTCTATCTGCCTGAATGGGAAGCGGAAGCCTCAAAAGATGTAGGGTTTGCTCTTTCAATGATTTTTTCCAATATGGCAGGAACCATTTCTTCCAGGCTAAATGAAGCTCCCAACAAGCATTTTCTATCTTTTCTCGAAATGCTCAATTTTTCCCTGATCCCGGCAAAGCCTGCACGCGCTCCGCTCAGCTTTTTACTGAGTGAGGGAGCTCCCGGAAATGTCCTGATCGAAGCTTCTACTCGGGTTTCTGCCAAAGGTTCTGAAGGAGAAACGGTTATTTTTGAAACTGAAAAAAATATACTTGCAACTCCATCAAAAATGGTGTCCGTATATAGTATAATAACAGAACGGGATGAAATTTTTGATCACTCAAAAGCAGTAAATGGGGAAATTCAAACAGAGCTTTTTGCGGGACAGAAATCTTTACAGAAACATATTCTCTATATAGGGGATGAAGAGCTTTTCAACCTGAAACAAGGCTTTATAGACATCTTTTTTGAAGGAACTGAGAACAGCTTTATAACAGAACTTGCAAAAACGGAGAATGTCTCATGGAAATATGCCGTGGAGATTGCAGAAAAGAAAGATGGAGAAGAGAAGAAAATAAGATGGATTCTTTTCAAGAGTGTAAAAGCTGTACTTGAGAGGAAAAAATTAAAAATAAGGCTGGAAATGGGCCCTGTTGAAGGAGACGGGGCTAAAGAAATCTCCCTGGCTATTACTAAAGTCAAGGTGAACGGGCTTGAGAGCAGGTGGATAAAGTGTACAATAAAGAAATCGAAGATTAACGAATTTACTGGTTTAAACGTGGAAAATATAGAGGTTTCAGTCTCTCCTCAAGAAGTCCTCACAAAAGAAGATTCCATACTAAAGATCCAGGGCATAGGGGACACGTATTATTCCAGGCTTGCAGGAAATGAGACTGAACAGAAGATCAAAACGGTAAGCGAACTCCTGACCTTTAATGATGAAAAACTGGCAAGCCTGCTCCATTCCAGCAAAACAAGAGCTCAGAATATCCTAGAAGCTGCAAGAAAAGGATTTTATGATAAGACTGGGAAATATGAGCTGGACAATAGTAATAATATAGTTCAGGGGATTGATCCGGATTTTCTGTTCTATAATGACGTACCGCTTGATGTTTCCAAAGAAAAGATATATCCTTTTGGAAGCAAACCCCGGCTGAACGACGCTTTTTATATAGGGAGTTCGGAGGCTTTCTCAAAAAAAGGCTATAAAGTCCGTCTGGAATTTGATCTAAAAGCTGGAAGATCTAGTCCAGAGACTGAATCTCCTCAACTTTCCTGGGAGTATTGGGATGGAGAAAGCTGGAACATTCTTGAAATTGTTGGGGGCAATAACAACTTAGCTGAAAACGGTAAATGCCCACCAGATGGAAATATTGAAGAAAGAGTACTATCCAGCATAGAAATTTCTGAAATGCCTCTGGCAAAACCTTCAAGAGTTAACGGCAAAGAGAGTTTCTGGATTCGGGTCAGACTGGTTGGAGGGGATTACGGGAAGGACTTTAAGATTGAAGGAAATAACGTTAGCAATGGCAGTTTTTGCCCTCCTGCAATAAAAAAGTTAAAAATTAATTATTTTAGTTCTGAAAATAAACAGCCAGCCTTCGTTCTTGCTAAAAATAACCTGGAATTCAGGGATTGCCTGAAAGATCTGGGAGTCCGTAAAAGTTTCAGGCCTTTCGAAGCCCTACCGGATAATTCTCCTTCAGTCTATTTCGGGTTTAATAGAGCACTCAAAGAGGGGCCTATGAGCCTTTTCATAGATATTGAGGAGGGTTTCGAGTATCCTGAGACTTTTCTGCCCGAAGTGAAGTGGCAATACCTGGCAGAAGGGGAATTTGGCGGGAAAGATAATCCTGACAGCTGGAAACCGCTCGAAGTCCTGGATGAGACCGCAGGGTTTACAAAAAAGGGGATGCTTCAGTTTGTTGTTCCTGGTAAAATGCTTGCTTCCAGCCTTTTTGGTTCTGAAGAACAATACTGGATTAGAGCACTTGTAACAGGGAAGTTCTTTAAAATAGAGACAAAATCAAGTTTACGATCTCCTGCATACAAACTGTTTCTCAAGAAGGGAAGACCGGAAATATACAGGCTTCTGGATTTCAGGAATGAACTTTCCTCAGAGACAGATGATAAGGAAGCAATTACTGAAAGAATAATTCCCGGAATAGAAGAGTGCAAAAAAGCTTTTGAAATTTTCAACATTGATTTTCAACCTGAAACTGCGCGCGAGCTTCCTCCAAAGGTTCTGGGCTTTTATCTCAATTCGGTCTGGGCTGTCCAGGCTAACACGACCTATAATGAGATACTCGGTTCGGGCAGTGGGGAGCCGGACCAGGAATTTTCTCTTATTCACAGGCCTGTGCTCGAAGAAGAATTGTGGATCAATGAATACGGAAGCATTTCGGAAGAAGAGATAAAAAGCCTTCAAAAAGACCTACAGGAGATAGAAAAGGATAGTGAAGGAAATCTCAAGAAATTCTGGGTGCGATGGAGCAGGGTAGATGATTTCCTTGAATCAAATAAAATAGATCGGCACTATACACTCGATAGGACCGGAGGAAAAGTCCGTTTCGGGAATAGGGTAGAGGGGAGAGTACCTCCTGCAGGCTTTGAGAATATAAAGGCCACCTACAGGAGCGGAGGAGGAAAAGTAGGAAACCTCGAGGCCATGAAAATCTCAAAACTCATGAGATCCATAGCTTTTGTGGACAAGGTTTACAACCCTGTATCTTCAGAAGGCGGTATTGATCCCGAGCAGACGGATGCGCTCATGAAAAGATCTCCTGCTACTCTTAAGCACCGAAACCGTGCAACGGCTGTAAGCGATTATGAGCAGCTCGTAAGGGAAGCTTCCAGCAAGGTTGCCAGGGTGAAGGTGCTGCCTAATTTTAATTCTGAAGGTAAATTCGGTACTGGCTGGGTTACAATTGTCATAGTTCCGGAAGGAACCGGGGCAAAGCCTCTGCCTTCAAGTGAATTAAAGAGAAATGTGAAGAAGTATCTTGAGGCAAGGTGCCCACCTGTGCTGTCCCTGAAGGTAATACCCCCTTTTTATGTTCGCGTGGATATACTTGCAGAAATCTGGACACGCCATATTGACACAATTCCAGTAATTGAAAAAACGGCTATGGAAAAAGTTGCGGACTTTTTGCATCCCCTTACAGGCTACGAGGATGGAAAAGGCTGGAATTTTGGGGATGCACCCTGCATTTCTGACATATATTCGATACTTGAAGGCATCGAAGCTGTGGACTATGTGTTAAGTGTAGAGATCAGGTACTTTGATGGGTCAAAGGTCTTCACGCTGACTGACGCTTCTGTTATTAAATTGCCTGAGTATTCGCTCCCTTATAACGGGGAACATTCAATCACAGTAAAATGGATTAATGGCAACAAGGAGGGGTAA
- a CDS encoding baseplate J/gp47 family protein, with protein MLGATPKEAKPAHVDLSFSSAEKAKLVKKMPVSTEIAGKKIYFFLDENLTDEELIIVPAAFALEKLIVDELTGGVFDRTGTNQDGDLFFAPFGEQVQAGCTLYLGFGEDPASPPEALSFMCYLYEKDLKTPGSHGDEQEYEFKNAKLKWEIWDPSGEKPWKEVNPMDNTAGFKKSGRIIFSGLEGWTATHKISVMSFEKSYFWLRCRVEETNYEYPPRIEKIRLNTIPATHDLNAASKNEKEDAEEGNLKAGHSWEIEGFKHLEIINYMPSAGDRNAKSIKEAFEDFLRDFKVPYTAVTTSDYEYITLNTPGLRVAKAMAVPNYRPFYSQKTKFKSTEPVKSEYSKGSVTVVVIPYTPLEILKVPPTPSAGFIQAVCRHLDRHRLLGTKIHVISPFYVKVTVNATIVPLEGYLDDRLILRDVISALNSYLHPVKGGSERQGWPIGRDVYLSELYELMETVEGVKCIIRLSVSGEPGTTRDAQGNLLLGSKFSSIYSGKHSIEIAREAESCLKRGGLNSGN; from the coding sequence TTGCTAGGGGCAACGCCGAAAGAAGCAAAACCTGCACATGTGGACCTCAGTTTCAGTTCAGCCGAGAAAGCGAAACTGGTAAAGAAGATGCCGGTATCAACTGAGATTGCAGGCAAGAAAATTTATTTTTTTCTGGATGAGAACCTGACAGATGAGGAATTGATTATAGTTCCTGCTGCATTTGCACTTGAGAAACTGATAGTTGACGAACTCACAGGAGGAGTATTCGACCGCACAGGTACAAATCAAGATGGAGACCTTTTTTTTGCTCCTTTCGGTGAGCAGGTTCAGGCTGGATGTACCCTTTATCTGGGTTTCGGGGAAGATCCTGCCAGCCCACCTGAGGCTCTTAGCTTCATGTGTTATCTTTACGAAAAAGACTTAAAAACTCCTGGGAGCCATGGAGATGAGCAAGAATATGAGTTTAAGAATGCGAAGCTGAAGTGGGAGATATGGGATCCGTCAGGGGAAAAACCGTGGAAAGAAGTAAACCCTATGGACAATACTGCGGGGTTCAAAAAGAGTGGAAGAATTATTTTTAGTGGACTCGAAGGCTGGACAGCAACTCATAAGATTTCTGTCATGAGTTTTGAAAAATCCTATTTCTGGCTCCGCTGCAGAGTGGAAGAAACAAATTACGAATATCCGCCAAGGATCGAAAAGATCAGGCTGAATACAATCCCGGCAACTCATGACCTGAATGCAGCAAGTAAGAATGAAAAAGAAGATGCAGAAGAAGGAAATCTGAAAGCTGGTCATAGCTGGGAGATAGAGGGGTTTAAGCACCTGGAAATTATAAACTATATGCCTTCGGCTGGTGATAGAAACGCGAAGTCCATTAAAGAGGCATTTGAGGATTTTCTCAGAGATTTTAAGGTACCTTATACCGCAGTCACGACCTCAGATTACGAGTATATAACCCTTAATACCCCAGGCCTTAGAGTAGCAAAAGCAATGGCAGTGCCCAACTACCGCCCTTTCTATTCTCAAAAGACAAAATTCAAAAGCACGGAACCAGTAAAATCAGAATACAGCAAAGGTTCTGTGACAGTTGTAGTAATTCCCTATACTCCGCTTGAAATCCTTAAAGTTCCTCCCACTCCCTCTGCAGGTTTTATACAGGCGGTATGCAGGCATCTTGACAGGCACCGCCTGCTAGGGACTAAAATCCATGTAATTTCTCCCTTTTATGTAAAAGTGACAGTGAATGCCACTATTGTTCCACTGGAGGGTTATCTTGATGACAGACTGATCCTGAGGGATGTAATATCTGCACTTAACAGCTACCTCCATCCCGTAAAAGGAGGATCTGAAAGACAGGGCTGGCCTATTGGCAGGGATGTTTACCTTTCTGAGCTTTATGAGCTCATGGAAACGGTTGAGGGGGTAAAATGCATCATCAGGCTTTCGGTCTCTGGAGAACCCGGAACGACTCGAGATGCACAGGGCAACCTCCTTCTGGGCTCGAAGTTTTCGAGTATCTATTCCGGGAAGCACAGCATAGAGATCGCAAGGGAGGCTGAGAGTTGCCTGAAAAGGGGTGGTTTGAATTCAGGAAATTAA
- a CDS encoding phage tail protein yields the protein MRLSSSYSYLFEEVLFENSNFSIEDIAVDECGFVYLLGTENLVGTEKSLIFRYSGNVAALKPIGNCPEIFPLKLGKISAIGVDIDTLYIADSLDGSSFRLNAVTKSDHHLRWTLSKGPAGNNLEKVIDIKCDEKGNIYIFEGDRVLSINKHSPFYPGPRISCEISEPGEPKALEVDKEGNRYVLKGNRVYIFRTGETEDERKIDIENFSPSGIAVDAWKEVFVGEADKTGNENQNDKTIHKLGSDNLFHPLWSYRCPCKKLAYGPEGKLYVLDGKGKKLTRLIRKKINLKSLDGSFRGTYISTKPVDSQENGTIWHRLILNGDFIKGTQIEFFYYASDEKLSEAEIKSLDSGEWKLGISETSAVQGNKKRDALFLNKAEGRYLWFKIVLLGTEELSPAVRSIGIFFPRASYIDYLPVIYREEPHSKDLLERFLSIFESIIFEIDYTIEHIDRFFDTCDAPPEFLSWLASWLSVPVDKDWTEEKKRLFIRHAISLYKKRGTREGLSDSIELFTGIKPLIIENFRINLPCKGEESFPCSDENTIFFPPEEAKIKIEGKEEKLVNILFGTERFVFSVFLQNPNINTATIKQVRRIIDEQKPAHTCYNLKVLEPWFYLDMHTYLGINTALTKPEFILGKTAVIGRNTVLHDEEKAGQVERHSRVEIDTVLS from the coding sequence TTGAGACTTTCCAGCTCTTACTCTTACTTATTCGAGGAGGTATTATTCGAAAATTCGAATTTTAGTATTGAGGATATTGCAGTCGATGAATGTGGTTTCGTTTATCTTCTAGGTACAGAGAATCTTGTGGGTACAGAGAAAAGCCTGATATTCAGGTATTCAGGAAATGTAGCTGCTCTAAAGCCAATAGGGAACTGTCCTGAAATTTTTCCGCTAAAACTGGGAAAAATTTCCGCAATCGGGGTAGATATAGATACTCTGTACATTGCGGATAGTCTCGATGGAAGCAGTTTCCGCCTTAATGCTGTTACAAAAAGTGATCACCATTTGCGCTGGACCCTTTCAAAAGGCCCGGCTGGAAATAACCTGGAAAAAGTCATTGATATAAAGTGCGATGAAAAAGGGAATATCTACATATTTGAAGGGGACAGGGTGCTTTCTATCAATAAGCACAGCCCCTTTTATCCGGGACCCAGAATTTCCTGTGAAATTAGTGAACCTGGAGAGCCAAAAGCCCTGGAAGTAGATAAGGAAGGAAATCGTTATGTCCTTAAAGGAAACAGGGTTTATATCTTCAGGACCGGGGAAACAGAGGATGAAAGGAAAATAGATATAGAAAATTTTTCTCCTTCTGGAATTGCAGTTGATGCCTGGAAAGAAGTCTTCGTAGGAGAAGCAGATAAAACAGGAAACGAAAATCAAAATGACAAGACTATCCATAAGCTGGGATCCGATAACCTTTTCCATCCTCTATGGTCCTACAGGTGCCCCTGTAAGAAGCTCGCATATGGTCCGGAAGGCAAGCTTTATGTTCTTGATGGAAAGGGAAAAAAACTCACCAGGCTCATACGCAAAAAAATAAACTTGAAGAGCCTTGATGGTTCCTTCCGGGGAACATATATCTCAACAAAACCTGTGGACAGCCAGGAAAACGGTACTATATGGCACAGGCTAATACTTAATGGAGATTTTATAAAAGGCACTCAAATAGAATTCTTTTATTATGCATCGGATGAAAAACTTTCAGAGGCTGAGATTAAATCTCTTGATTCAGGCGAGTGGAAGCTAGGTATCTCCGAAACGTCTGCAGTTCAGGGCAATAAAAAAAGGGATGCCCTATTTCTCAATAAGGCAGAGGGAAGGTATCTGTGGTTTAAAATCGTCCTCTTAGGGACAGAAGAACTTTCTCCTGCTGTTAGATCTATCGGGATATTTTTCCCGAGGGCTTCGTATATTGATTACCTGCCTGTGATTTATAGGGAGGAACCACATAGCAAAGACCTTCTCGAACGCTTCCTTTCCATATTTGAGAGTATAATTTTTGAAATCGATTATACCATTGAACACATCGACCGTTTTTTCGACACCTGTGATGCCCCGCCTGAATTCCTTTCCTGGCTTGCTTCCTGGCTTTCGGTTCCTGTGGATAAAGACTGGACTGAAGAGAAAAAAAGGCTTTTTATCAGGCATGCAATCTCATTATACAAAAAAAGAGGCACAAGGGAAGGGCTTTCTGACAGTATTGAGCTTTTCACAGGGATAAAGCCTTTGATTATCGAAAATTTCCGGATCAATCTTCCGTGTAAAGGAGAGGAGTCGTTTCCATGCAGTGACGAGAATACGATCTTTTTCCCGCCTGAAGAAGCTAAAATCAAAATTGAAGGCAAAGAAGAAAAGCTTGTTAACATTCTTTTCGGAACAGAAAGATTCGTTTTTTCTGTTTTTTTGCAAAATCCGAATATTAATACAGCTACTATCAAGCAGGTCCGAAGGATTATTGACGAGCAAAAACCTGCACACACATGTTACAACCTGAAGGTGCTCGAACCTTGGTTTTACCTGGATATGCATACATATCTTGGAATTAACACCGCACTTACGAAACCTGAGTTCATTCTTGGCAAAACAGCTGTAATTGGCAGGAATACTGTCCTGCATGATGAGGAGAAGGCTGGGCAGGTCGAGAGGCATTCAAGGGTGGAGATTGATACTGTACTTTCTTAA